The following proteins are encoded in a genomic region of Labeo rohita strain BAU-BD-2019 chromosome 5, IGBB_LRoh.1.0, whole genome shotgun sequence:
- the mark4a gene encoding MAP/microtubule affinity-regulating kinase 4 isoform X2 — MASCSDELPHIGNYRLLKTIGKGNFAKVKLARHILTGKEVAIKIIDKTQLNPTSLQKLFREVRIMKTLRHPNIVQLFEVIETEKTLYLVMEYASGGEVFDYLVSHGRMKEIEARAKFRQIVSAVHYCHQKNIVHRDLKAENLLLDADANIKIADFGFSNEFTLGNKLDTFCGSPPYAAPELFQGKKYDGPEVDIWSLGVILYTLVSGSLPFDGQNLKELRERVLRGKYRVPFYMSTDCEGILRRFLVLNPSKRCTLEQVMKDKWMNAGYEGDELKPHVEPAEDYSDPNRIEIMVGMGFTTEEIKDSLLNQKYNEVTATYLLLGLKTEDGAESRVSGSMTLPRVRPSPITNGTNKHSSSSSSSSSSHSKTQRSASTYHRQRRHSDFCGPSMPVMHPKRSPTSGGDRELRESRMPPRKASCSVMGSRTLPPSSPMVSTANNPNKAEIPDRRKEMTATTNNIPGSTMTRRNTYVCTDRTSTDRHSLLQNGKDNSSLSHRLPPTSPSTLSIVGAGASSSSSSGERCRLTRGSTIRSTFHGGQLRDRVPPTYGPPPTSPTLSHDAGALPPNVRSRATSNLFSKLTSKLTRRVTNESEGVSRSAVTGGHLSGDQKASEPWSGGGGWDVRGRLSRPPRAPAEVVLALREAARGCGCQVRHAGPFLLCCSHGAAGSKVAFQAEVCQLSVGPAEANGVRYTRLWGAPLAFRHIASQISKEVEL; from the exons ATGGCCTCATGCTCAGATGAGCTGCCACACATCGGAAACTACCGGCTCCTTAAAACCATCGGCAAGGGCAACTTTGCTAAAGTCAAACTAGCCCGCCACATCCTCACGGGCAAAGAG GTTGCAATAAAGATTATCGACAAGACTCAGTTGAACCCAACCAGCCTACAAAAG CTGTTCAGAGAGGTGCGGATCATGAAGACTCTCCGTCACCCCAACATTG TCCAACTATTTGAGGTTATTGAGACAGAGAAGACGCTTTATCTTGTGATGGAATATGCAAGTGGAG GTGAGGTGTTTGATTATCTGGTGTCTCATGGAAGAATGAAAGAAATAGAGGCTAGAGCCAAATTCAGACAG attgTGTCAGCTGTTCATTACTGTCATCAGAAGAATATAGTCCACAGAGATCTGAAG GCAGAGAATTTGCTATTGGATGCAGATGCTAACATAAAGATTGCAGACTTTGGCTTTAGTAACGAGTTTACGTTGGGGAATAAGTTGGACACCTTCTGCGGTTCCCCACCTTACGCAGCTCCAGAGTTGTTTCAAGGCAAAAAGTATGACGGGCCAGAGGTGGACATCTGGAGCCTGGGGGTCATCCTGTACACGCTGGTCAGCGGGTCACTTCCTTTTGATGGACAGAACCTCAAG GAGCTGCGTGAGCGAGTGTTGAGGGGGAAGTACCGTGTGCCCTTCTACATGTCCACAGACTGTGAGGGGATTCTGCGCAGGTTTCTTGTGCTCAATCCCAGCAAACGTTGCACTCTAGAG CAAGTGATGAAGGATAAGTGGATGAATGCAGGGTATGAGGGCGATGAGCTAAAGCCCCACGTTGAGCCAGCGGAGGACTACAGTGACCCCAACCGCATTG AGATTATGGTTGGGATGGGTTTTACTACAGAAGAGATTAAAGACTCTTTACTCAATCAGAAATATAATGAAGTTACAGCTACATATCTATTGTTGGGCCTGAAGACTGAG GATGGCGCTGAGTCACGAGTTAGTGGCAGTATGACTTTGCCGCGGGTGCGTCCGAGCCCAATTACCAACGGAACCAACAAACActcctcttcttcttcatcttccTCATCCTCACACAGCAAGACTCAGCGCAGCGCTTCTACCTACCACCGCCAGCGACGGCACAGTGACTTCT GTGGTCCCAGCATGCCTGTGATGCACCCTAAGCGTAGCCCGACCAGCGGCGGAGACCGTGAGCTGCGTGAGAGCCGCATGCCGCCGAGGAAGGCCAGCTGTAGCGTAATGGGCAGTCGGACCCTACCACCGTCTAGTCCAATGGTCAGCACCGCCAACAACCCCAATAAGGCTGAAATACCTGATCGACGCAAAGAGATGACCGCCACCACT AACAATATCCCAGGAAGTACTATGACCCGCAGAAACACGTATGTATGTACAGATCGTACCAGCACTGACCGACACTCGCTGCTGCAGAACGGCAAAGACAACAG CTCCCTGTCTCACCGCCTCCCTCCCACCTCTCCCTCCACTCTCAGTATTGTTGGAGCGGGAgcatcctcctcctcttcctcaggTGAGCGCTGTCGGCTGACACGTGGATCCACCATCCGGAGCACCTTCCACGGGGGTCAGCTCCGTGACCGTGTCCCGCCCACCTATGGACCTCCGCCCACGTCGCCCACCCTCAGCCATGACGCTGGAGCCCTGCCGCCCAACGTCCGCAGCCGGGCCACTTCTAACCTGTTCAGCAAACTCACCTCCAAACTCACACGCAG ggtcacaaatgaatCTGAGGGAGTCAGCAGATCTGCGGTCACAGG tGGCCATTTATCTGGGGATCAGAAAGCGTCCGAGCCCTGGAGCGGGGGAGGGGGGTGGGATGTAAGGGGTCGTCTCTCCCGTCCCCCCCGGGCCCCTGCAGAAGTGGTACTGGCCTTGCGTGAGGCGGCGAGGGGATGCGGCTGCCAGGTCCGGCACGCTGGCCCGTTTCTGCTTTGCTGCAGTCATGGGGCGGCAGGGTCAAAGGTCGCTTTCCAAGCTGAGGTGTGCCAGCTGAGTGTGGGTCCCGCAGAGGCAAACGGAGTACGCTACACACGCCTGTGGGGGGCCCCCCTCGCCTTCAGGCACATCGCATCACAGATCTCTAAAGAGGTGGAGCTCTGA
- the mark4a gene encoding MAP/microtubule affinity-regulating kinase 4 isoform X1 encodes MSSRSALPSANDRSTDHHASLVASRSEKGTNVSSRSLGARCRNSMASCSDELPHIGNYRLLKTIGKGNFAKVKLARHILTGKEVAIKIIDKTQLNPTSLQKLFREVRIMKTLRHPNIVQLFEVIETEKTLYLVMEYASGGEVFDYLVSHGRMKEIEARAKFRQIVSAVHYCHQKNIVHRDLKAENLLLDADANIKIADFGFSNEFTLGNKLDTFCGSPPYAAPELFQGKKYDGPEVDIWSLGVILYTLVSGSLPFDGQNLKELRERVLRGKYRVPFYMSTDCEGILRRFLVLNPSKRCTLEQVMKDKWMNAGYEGDELKPHVEPAEDYSDPNRIEIMVGMGFTTEEIKDSLLNQKYNEVTATYLLLGLKTEDGAESRVSGSMTLPRVRPSPITNGTNKHSSSSSSSSSSHSKTQRSASTYHRQRRHSDFCGPSMPVMHPKRSPTSGGDRELRESRMPPRKASCSVMGSRTLPPSSPMVSTANNPNKAEIPDRRKEMTATTNNIPGSTMTRRNTYVCTDRTSTDRHSLLQNGKDNSSLSHRLPPTSPSTLSIVGAGASSSSSSGERCRLTRGSTIRSTFHGGQLRDRVPPTYGPPPTSPTLSHDAGALPPNVRSRATSNLFSKLTSKLTRRVTNESEGVSRSAVTGGHLSGDQKASEPWSGGGGWDVRGRLSRPPRAPAEVVLALREAARGCGCQVRHAGPFLLCCSHGAAGSKVAFQAEVCQLSVGPAEANGVRYTRLWGAPLAFRHIASQISKEVEL; translated from the exons ATGTCCTCTCGGTCTGCTTTACCGTCTGCGAACGACCGGAGCACAGATCAT CATGCGTCTCTGGTGGCAAGTCGTTCAGAGAAAGGGACGAATGTCTCGAGTCGTTCGCTGGGTGCGAGATGTCGTAACTCCATGGCCTCATGCTCAGATGAGCTGCCACACATCGGAAACTACCGGCTCCTTAAAACCATCGGCAAGGGCAACTTTGCTAAAGTCAAACTAGCCCGCCACATCCTCACGGGCAAAGAG GTTGCAATAAAGATTATCGACAAGACTCAGTTGAACCCAACCAGCCTACAAAAG CTGTTCAGAGAGGTGCGGATCATGAAGACTCTCCGTCACCCCAACATTG TCCAACTATTTGAGGTTATTGAGACAGAGAAGACGCTTTATCTTGTGATGGAATATGCAAGTGGAG GTGAGGTGTTTGATTATCTGGTGTCTCATGGAAGAATGAAAGAAATAGAGGCTAGAGCCAAATTCAGACAG attgTGTCAGCTGTTCATTACTGTCATCAGAAGAATATAGTCCACAGAGATCTGAAG GCAGAGAATTTGCTATTGGATGCAGATGCTAACATAAAGATTGCAGACTTTGGCTTTAGTAACGAGTTTACGTTGGGGAATAAGTTGGACACCTTCTGCGGTTCCCCACCTTACGCAGCTCCAGAGTTGTTTCAAGGCAAAAAGTATGACGGGCCAGAGGTGGACATCTGGAGCCTGGGGGTCATCCTGTACACGCTGGTCAGCGGGTCACTTCCTTTTGATGGACAGAACCTCAAG GAGCTGCGTGAGCGAGTGTTGAGGGGGAAGTACCGTGTGCCCTTCTACATGTCCACAGACTGTGAGGGGATTCTGCGCAGGTTTCTTGTGCTCAATCCCAGCAAACGTTGCACTCTAGAG CAAGTGATGAAGGATAAGTGGATGAATGCAGGGTATGAGGGCGATGAGCTAAAGCCCCACGTTGAGCCAGCGGAGGACTACAGTGACCCCAACCGCATTG AGATTATGGTTGGGATGGGTTTTACTACAGAAGAGATTAAAGACTCTTTACTCAATCAGAAATATAATGAAGTTACAGCTACATATCTATTGTTGGGCCTGAAGACTGAG GATGGCGCTGAGTCACGAGTTAGTGGCAGTATGACTTTGCCGCGGGTGCGTCCGAGCCCAATTACCAACGGAACCAACAAACActcctcttcttcttcatcttccTCATCCTCACACAGCAAGACTCAGCGCAGCGCTTCTACCTACCACCGCCAGCGACGGCACAGTGACTTCT GTGGTCCCAGCATGCCTGTGATGCACCCTAAGCGTAGCCCGACCAGCGGCGGAGACCGTGAGCTGCGTGAGAGCCGCATGCCGCCGAGGAAGGCCAGCTGTAGCGTAATGGGCAGTCGGACCCTACCACCGTCTAGTCCAATGGTCAGCACCGCCAACAACCCCAATAAGGCTGAAATACCTGATCGACGCAAAGAGATGACCGCCACCACT AACAATATCCCAGGAAGTACTATGACCCGCAGAAACACGTATGTATGTACAGATCGTACCAGCACTGACCGACACTCGCTGCTGCAGAACGGCAAAGACAACAG CTCCCTGTCTCACCGCCTCCCTCCCACCTCTCCCTCCACTCTCAGTATTGTTGGAGCGGGAgcatcctcctcctcttcctcaggTGAGCGCTGTCGGCTGACACGTGGATCCACCATCCGGAGCACCTTCCACGGGGGTCAGCTCCGTGACCGTGTCCCGCCCACCTATGGACCTCCGCCCACGTCGCCCACCCTCAGCCATGACGCTGGAGCCCTGCCGCCCAACGTCCGCAGCCGGGCCACTTCTAACCTGTTCAGCAAACTCACCTCCAAACTCACACGCAG ggtcacaaatgaatCTGAGGGAGTCAGCAGATCTGCGGTCACAGG tGGCCATTTATCTGGGGATCAGAAAGCGTCCGAGCCCTGGAGCGGGGGAGGGGGGTGGGATGTAAGGGGTCGTCTCTCCCGTCCCCCCCGGGCCCCTGCAGAAGTGGTACTGGCCTTGCGTGAGGCGGCGAGGGGATGCGGCTGCCAGGTCCGGCACGCTGGCCCGTTTCTGCTTTGCTGCAGTCATGGGGCGGCAGGGTCAAAGGTCGCTTTCCAAGCTGAGGTGTGCCAGCTGAGTGTGGGTCCCGCAGAGGCAAACGGAGTACGCTACACACGCCTGTGGGGGGCCCCCCTCGCCTTCAGGCACATCGCATCACAGATCTCTAAAGAGGTGGAGCTCTGA
- the mark4a gene encoding MAP/microtubule affinity-regulating kinase 4 isoform X3: MSSRSALPSANDRSTDHHASLVASRSEKGTNVSSRSLGARCRNSMASCSDELPHIGNYRLLKTIGKGNFAKVKLARHILTGKEVAIKIIDKTQLNPTSLQKLFREVRIMKTLRHPNIVQLFEVIETEKTLYLVMEYASGGEVFDYLVSHGRMKEIEARAKFRQIVSAVHYCHQKNIVHRDLKAENLLLDADANIKIADFGFSNEFTLGNKLDTFCGSPPYAAPELFQGKKYDGPEVDIWSLGVILYTLVSGSLPFDGQNLKELRERVLRGKYRVPFYMSTDCEGILRRFLVLNPSKRCTLEQVMKDKWMNAGYEGDELKPHVEPAEDYSDPNRIEIMVGMGFTTEEIKDSLLNQKYNEVTATYLLLGLKTEDGAESRVSGSMTLPRVRPSPITNGTNKHSSSSSSSSSSHSKTQRSASTYHRQRRHSDFCGPSMPVMHPKRSPTSGGDRELRESRMPPRKASCSVMGSRTLPPSSPMVSTANNPNKAEIPDRRKEMTATTNNIPGSTMTRRNTYVCTDRTSTDRHSLLQNGKDNSSLSHRLPPTSPSTLSIVGAGASSSSSSGERCRLTRGSTIRSTFHGGQLRDRVPPTYGPPPTSPTLSHDAGALPPNVRSRATSNLFSKLTSKLTRRVNLDPSKRQGSNKSVSGCTLPQGSKTVRSQMNLRESADLRSQVAIYLGIRKRPSPGAGEGGGM; encoded by the exons ATGTCCTCTCGGTCTGCTTTACCGTCTGCGAACGACCGGAGCACAGATCAT CATGCGTCTCTGGTGGCAAGTCGTTCAGAGAAAGGGACGAATGTCTCGAGTCGTTCGCTGGGTGCGAGATGTCGTAACTCCATGGCCTCATGCTCAGATGAGCTGCCACACATCGGAAACTACCGGCTCCTTAAAACCATCGGCAAGGGCAACTTTGCTAAAGTCAAACTAGCCCGCCACATCCTCACGGGCAAAGAG GTTGCAATAAAGATTATCGACAAGACTCAGTTGAACCCAACCAGCCTACAAAAG CTGTTCAGAGAGGTGCGGATCATGAAGACTCTCCGTCACCCCAACATTG TCCAACTATTTGAGGTTATTGAGACAGAGAAGACGCTTTATCTTGTGATGGAATATGCAAGTGGAG GTGAGGTGTTTGATTATCTGGTGTCTCATGGAAGAATGAAAGAAATAGAGGCTAGAGCCAAATTCAGACAG attgTGTCAGCTGTTCATTACTGTCATCAGAAGAATATAGTCCACAGAGATCTGAAG GCAGAGAATTTGCTATTGGATGCAGATGCTAACATAAAGATTGCAGACTTTGGCTTTAGTAACGAGTTTACGTTGGGGAATAAGTTGGACACCTTCTGCGGTTCCCCACCTTACGCAGCTCCAGAGTTGTTTCAAGGCAAAAAGTATGACGGGCCAGAGGTGGACATCTGGAGCCTGGGGGTCATCCTGTACACGCTGGTCAGCGGGTCACTTCCTTTTGATGGACAGAACCTCAAG GAGCTGCGTGAGCGAGTGTTGAGGGGGAAGTACCGTGTGCCCTTCTACATGTCCACAGACTGTGAGGGGATTCTGCGCAGGTTTCTTGTGCTCAATCCCAGCAAACGTTGCACTCTAGAG CAAGTGATGAAGGATAAGTGGATGAATGCAGGGTATGAGGGCGATGAGCTAAAGCCCCACGTTGAGCCAGCGGAGGACTACAGTGACCCCAACCGCATTG AGATTATGGTTGGGATGGGTTTTACTACAGAAGAGATTAAAGACTCTTTACTCAATCAGAAATATAATGAAGTTACAGCTACATATCTATTGTTGGGCCTGAAGACTGAG GATGGCGCTGAGTCACGAGTTAGTGGCAGTATGACTTTGCCGCGGGTGCGTCCGAGCCCAATTACCAACGGAACCAACAAACActcctcttcttcttcatcttccTCATCCTCACACAGCAAGACTCAGCGCAGCGCTTCTACCTACCACCGCCAGCGACGGCACAGTGACTTCT GTGGTCCCAGCATGCCTGTGATGCACCCTAAGCGTAGCCCGACCAGCGGCGGAGACCGTGAGCTGCGTGAGAGCCGCATGCCGCCGAGGAAGGCCAGCTGTAGCGTAATGGGCAGTCGGACCCTACCACCGTCTAGTCCAATGGTCAGCACCGCCAACAACCCCAATAAGGCTGAAATACCTGATCGACGCAAAGAGATGACCGCCACCACT AACAATATCCCAGGAAGTACTATGACCCGCAGAAACACGTATGTATGTACAGATCGTACCAGCACTGACCGACACTCGCTGCTGCAGAACGGCAAAGACAACAG CTCCCTGTCTCACCGCCTCCCTCCCACCTCTCCCTCCACTCTCAGTATTGTTGGAGCGGGAgcatcctcctcctcttcctcaggTGAGCGCTGTCGGCTGACACGTGGATCCACCATCCGGAGCACCTTCCACGGGGGTCAGCTCCGTGACCGTGTCCCGCCCACCTATGGACCTCCGCCCACGTCGCCCACCCTCAGCCATGACGCTGGAGCCCTGCCGCCCAACGTCCGCAGCCGGGCCACTTCTAACCTGTTCAGCAAACTCACCTCCAAACTCACACGCAG GGTCAATCTTGACCCCTCTAAACGCCAGGGCTCTAATAAATCAGTGTCGGGTTGTACTCTTCCACAGGGATCCAAAACAGTTA ggtcacaaatgaatCTGAGGGAGTCAGCAGATCTGCGGTCACAGG tGGCCATTTATCTGGGGATCAGAAAGCGTCCGAGCCCTGGAGCGGGGGAGGGGGGTGGGATGTAA